TTATTGTCCTTGCGGCGAATCTGGGTGATGACCTTGCCGATGGCATCCCTGTGTTTTTCGACACTGTCGGCGGAGAGACGAATGGCGATGTCCGGCTGGAAACGACTTTCCATAAACGAAAAAAATTCGTCCGTGGCCTGCTGCACCAGAATCTGTGCCTCCACTTCCCGCACCATCTCCCGTTTGCGCTCCTCCAGTTCGGCGATCATGTCGGTAAAGTCTGCCACGATACGCTCGGAGTACTCCCATGCATCAATCAGGTCATAGACTTCACCGCGACTGGCAAAGGCTTCCAGAGCGTTCAGTGTATTTCGGGTGTTGCGATGGCGGGTGCGTACACGGGTACTGTTCAACTCCACCAAAGGCTGTGTGAACAGGCGCCCGCGACGGCTGAACGGATAGGAAACAGATAGCGTGGCGCTGTCCACCAGTTTTTCCAACCAGCCGAACTCAACCAGGCTGTTGAGCACCCACACGGATTGCTCGCGCAGATTACGAAAACGCCCATCCGGTTCTGCCCCGCCATCGCCGTCGAGCTGTGGGGCCCGTGTCAGCGCTTCGGCAAAAGTTTCCAGAATCTGTTCGCGGGTCAGCGACTCACCGTAATCGGCCTTGGCGGTGTACAGGCGCTCATATAACAGGCGCAGACATTCGACCACCTGCTCACGGTATTTGCCCGTGAGCGGGCGAAAAAAATGCTGGTAGGAATCGGCAAAGAACAACAGGCAGGCTTCCGGCTTATTTATCTTCCGGCTTCTGGTTTAGTACGCAGTACTTTGTATAGTCGCCGGCGTCGCTGAAAGTCCACTCGCCTTTGGGGGTTTCATCCATTTTTTTACACCAGGCATCGGAACCACGCTTGGGTTCACAAGCGGTGAGGGTAAGTACGGCGATAGAAAGTGCAAGGATGGTCAGAATGGTTTTCATGGTCTTTTCTCAATTCTAATTATCTGTTCGATAACAGGGGCCTGCTGTGGACGTACCGCATCGGTGCTGTTAGCGGTTCGCTGGCAGGCAGACTCCCCCATGCTTATGTGCAGTAGTCAGGCTTCACACAACCTACGGAGACCCGTTTAATTTTCCCGGCGCCACTTGGTGCCTTCGCGGCTGTCTTCCAGTACAACACCCTTGGCCTTGAGCTCATCGCGAATTTCATCGGCACGGGCAAAGTTCTTGTCTTTTTTACTTTGGTGGCGCTCTGCGATCAGGGTTTCAATTTCGTCTTCGCTGATCTCTTCACCACCGCGGGACTGCTTAAACCAGGCTTCCGGGTCCATCCGCAAAACACCCAGCATCTCACCAGCTGCCAGTAGCTGCCCCTTGAGCCCGGGCTTGTCCGCATCCGAGGCTTTATTCAGCTCACGGGCAAGCTGGTGTAGCTCACTGATGGCGATGGGTGAATTGAGATCATCGAACAGCGCGGCCATAAAAGCCGTGCCTTTGAGGTCGACATCAATTGCCTCAATTTCCTGAGTATCCCGCAGCGCGCCGTAGAGGCCATCGAGACTGCGCCATGCCTGATCGAGCAGATCGCTGCTGAAATTCAGTTCGGAGCGATAATGGGCGGACAGTAGTGCAAAGCGCAACACTTCCCCGGGATACAACTGCAACAGGTCGTTGACCATGCGGAAATTGCCCAGGGACTTGGACATTTTCTCACCATCAATGTTCACGTAGCCGTTGTGCATCCAGTAACGTACGAAGTCGACACCATTCGCGCAACAACTCTGGGCGCGCTCATTTTCATGGTGCGGAAACGTGAGATCGCGGCCACCGCCGTGAATATCAATGGTATCGCCGAGATGCTTTTTGATCATCGCGGAGCACTCCAGATGCCAACCCGGGCGACCGCGGCCCCAGGGGCTGTCCCAGCCAGGCTCATCTTCCGATGAAGGCTTCCACAGCACAAAATCTCCGGCGTATTTTTTGTACGGTGCGACTTCCACCCGTGCACCGGCGAGCATGTCATCCAGAGAACGCTTGGACAGTTTGCCGTAGTCACTCATGGACTCCACCGCAAACAGCACATGGCCCTCCGCTGCGTAGGCGTGTCCCCTGTCGACCAGCGCTTCGATCATGGCGATCATTTCTGGAAGGTGTTCAGTGGCGTAGGGCGTGACGTCCGGCTGCAAGGTATTCAGGGCTTGCATGTCTTCAACATATGCCTGGGCAAAGCGCGCGCTCAGCACACCGATTTCTTCACCATTGGCACGCGCCGCCTTCATGATCTTGTCGTCGATATCGGTGATATTGCGCGCGTAAACCACATCATCGTACAGAGATTTCAGTACCCGATAGAGGGTGTCGAACACCACTGCCGGACGCGCGTTGCCGATGTGTACCCGGTTGTACACTGTGGGGCCGCACACGTACATGCGCACGCGGTTTTCCTGCAAGGGCTTGAAGAGTTCTTTTTCACCCG
This is a stretch of genomic DNA from Microbulbifer bruguierae. It encodes these proteins:
- the cysS gene encoding cysteine--tRNA ligase, which produces MPLKLHNTLSGEKELFKPLQENRVRMYVCGPTVYNRVHIGNARPAVVFDTLYRVLKSLYDDVVYARNITDIDDKIMKAARANGEEIGVLSARFAQAYVEDMQALNTLQPDVTPYATEHLPEMIAMIEALVDRGHAYAAEGHVLFAVESMSDYGKLSKRSLDDMLAGARVEVAPYKKYAGDFVLWKPSSEDEPGWDSPWGRGRPGWHLECSAMIKKHLGDTIDIHGGGRDLTFPHHENERAQSCCANGVDFVRYWMHNGYVNIDGEKMSKSLGNFRMVNDLLQLYPGEVLRFALLSAHYRSELNFSSDLLDQAWRSLDGLYGALRDTQEIEAIDVDLKGTAFMAALFDDLNSPIAISELHQLARELNKASDADKPGLKGQLLAAGEMLGVLRMDPEAWFKQSRGGEEISEDEIETLIAERHQSKKDKNFARADEIRDELKAKGVVLEDSREGTKWRREN
- a CDS encoding DUF3012 domain-containing protein — translated: MKTILTILALSIAVLTLTACEPKRGSDAWCKKMDETPKGEWTFSDAGDYTKYCVLNQKPEDK
- a CDS encoding Wadjet anti-phage system protein JetA family protein; translation: MFFADSYQHFFRPLTGKYREQVVECLRLLYERLYTAKADYGESLTREQILETFAEALTRAPQLDGDGGAEPDGRFRNLREQSVWVLNSLVEFGWLEKLVDSATLSVSYPFSRRGRLFTQPLVELNSTRVRTRHRNTRNTLNALEAFASRGEVYDLIDAWEYSERIVADFTDMIAELEERKREMVREVEAQILVQQATDEFFSFMESRFQPDIAIRLSADSVEKHRDAIGKVITQIRRKDNNKKAEWERRLRQQLPELHVDGQSVLWLMLDTIEDRMRRACEVKLPALRQALQGFTKRAEIIIRQLSYLQSNTEGAFTDLCQALGTSQQRDAILSELGDQLASFQLRLFDPKQTQLWQRSRRQPVNTRVEDEAPITDDNQRDILLQQLLDQAFNFNSGELRNYLSRALGAGQKINSRDLPLNSASDLLAMSHALEAAAVAQDGSGPLVQVAFTGEKASNDYFAEFDEYTIELRSRD